TATCTTCTGTTGGAACAGAAAAGCTTCGTCTTCGTAGGGAGCCAGCAACGGGCTGTCGTCAAATCCTTCGTAGGACGTGATCCTGATCGTGGGTTCCTGATTGGTAAATCTGGTTCCCGATTTTCCGCACCCGGAAAAGGCCAGCAGGGCCAAAGCCATTAGCGCTAAAAGGGTTAAGAGTCTGATACTCTTAGCTTGCATCGTTCCTCCCAATTATTGTCGGTGGATATAATCATTCTAAATATCATCAAAAATAAGGCCGAGAAAATCGTCAACAGTTTTATTTTGCCCGCTGGCGGCCATGCAGGCTTTAAGCAGGTTCAGGAACAGCAGGGGGGTGGTCACGCTGCCCACTCCGCCGGGGACTGGCGTGATCGCCAAAGCCTTGTCCAGGCAGGAGTTGTAATCCACATCGCCCACATAGCGGGATTTGCCGTCCGGAGCGATCTTTTCGTTTATGCCCACGTCGATGAGAACGCAGTTTTCCTTGATCATGTCCGCTGTGACGAATTCCGGCCTGCCCAGGGCGGCGATCACAATATCGGCCGATCTGGTCAGTTCCTTCAGGTTTTTGCTGCGGCTGTGGCAGACCGTAACGCTGGCATTGGCGTAGCTCTTTTTCCAAAGCAGCATATTGGCCAAGGGTTTGCCCACAATGCTGCTGCGACCAATTATCAGGACCCGCGCTCCCTGCACGGTTATCCGATAATACTTTAGCATGCTAAGCACGGCCAAGGGTGTGGCGGGAACCAATCCGTCCTCTTCCAGGATGATCTTGCCCAGATTCACGGGATTCAGGCAATCGATATCCTTTTCCGGGGCCACGCTGGAAGCGACGATCCCATCTTCGATGTGCCCAGGCAGGGGTTTTTGGATCATGATCCCGTGGATGCTGGAATCGGCGTTGGCTGTGCGGATTTCGGCCAGCAGTTGTGACTGGCTGGTATCGGCAGGCAGATCCAGCAGCTTGACCTCACAGCCGAGTTTGGCTCCGGTGGCGATGATGTTTTGGACATAGAATTCCGCCGCCGGATCTTTTCCCAACTGAATGAGGAACATTTTGGGGGCCAGTTCGCATTCTTGCACCCAGGCTTTGATGTTGGCTTTTATCCTGGCCGCAATTGGTTTACCGGAAAGCACTTTTTCCATCCAGCACTCCTATTCTGTGGCGATGGCTGGCAGATTCACCGGGCGCCTGATCCGCTCAATCCTGAGCGCTTGGCCAGTGGCCGGATCAAGCTCCAGATAAACCGCGTTGATCTGCAAGCCCTGATCTGAAGATTCGTAGCGGGATGGCAGGGCATGCCTGAATTTATCGATGATGATGTTTTTCTTGACCCCGATCACGCTGTCATGCGCGCCGGTCATGCCGACATCGGTGATATAGGCGGTTCCCAAGGGCAGGATCTCTTCGTCGGCTGTCTGGATGTGCGTGTGGGTGCCCAGGAGCGCGGATACGTGGCCGTCCGCGAACCAGGCCAGGGCGCGCTTTTCGGCGGTGGATTCCGCGTGAAAATCCAGCAGGACGCACTTGCTCCGGTCTGGATTGGCCTCCAGCCAGCGCTCCAGAGCTATGAAAGGAGAATCGCAGGGGGCCATGAACATCTGCCCGCAAAGGGTGATGACGGTGAGTTGCTTATCCCCTTTGACAATGGTGCAAGAGGGATTACCGGGTGTGGTGTCGGGGAAATTGAGGGCCTTGACGATCGCCGGATTGCTGCGGATATAATCCCAGGAATCTCCTCTGTCCCAAAGATGGTTGCCGCCCGTGATGGCGTCCACACCGAGATTGAGCAGGGGTTTCGAGGTTTTCTCCGTCAGGCCGCGGCCGTCAGCCAGATTTTCTCCGTTGATGACCACAAAATCCGCGCCAAATTCTTCTTTCAACTGCGGCATGTGGTCATATAGCACCTGGCGTCCGGCTTTGCCGTAAACGTCGCCGGAAAAGAGGATCCTGATCATTTTGCCATTGCGATCTGCCGGGTTTCCCGGATGACGGTGACCTTGATCTGACCGGGATACTGCACTTCCTTCTCGATCTGGGCGGCGATCTCGGTGGCCAGAAGAGAGGTTTGGGCATCCTCGACCATGGCTGGTTCGACTATGATGCGCAATTCGCGGCCGGCCTGGATGGCATAGGATTTATTTACCCCCTGCACGGAATTGGCGATCTCTTCCAGCTTGGCCAGGCGCTGCATGTAGGTTTCGAGCATTTCCCTGCGGGCACCGGGACGCGCGCCGGAGATCGCGTCGGAAGCCTGGACCAAAGCGGCATAGACGGATGTCGCCTCAACCTCTTCATGGTGGGCTTCGATCGCGTTGACGATCAGTTTGCTTTCCCCGTTCTTGCGGGCCAGGTTGGCGCCGATGATGGCATGCGTGCCGTCAAATTCCTGGTCCACGGCTTTGCCGATATCGTGCAGCAAACCGGCGCGGCGGGCTATTTCCTGGTCCAGGTTCAATTCCGCGGCGAGGATGCCGCAGATCCAGGCGGCCTCGAGCGAATGCTTCAACACGTTCTGGCCGTATGATGTACGGTAATGCAGGCGGCCCAGGATCTTGATCAGGTTGGCGGAGATGTTGTGGATATTGGTTTCCAGCACGGCTTTCTCGCCGATCTTGATCAGGTTTTCCTCCATTTCCTTGCCGGTTTTGGAGATCACTTCCTCGATCCGCCCGGGATGGATGCGTCCGTCCGAGATCAGTTTTTCCAAGGAAAGGCGCGCTATTTCGCGGCGCACCGGATCGAAGCAGGAAAGCACCACCGCTTCCGGGGTGTCGTCGATGATCAGGTCGACCCCAGAGGCCTTTTCAAAGGTGCGGATGTTCCTGCCTTCGCGGCCAATTATCCTGCCTTTCATTTCATCGGAAGGGAGCGACACCACTGAGACCGTGGATTCGGAGACATAGTCAACTGCCAGGCGCTGGATGGCGGTGGAGAGTATTTCCGCCGCTTTCTTGCTGGTGTCCAGCTTGATCTGCTCGATCGTCAGTTTGGCGTCGGTGGCAGCCACCTGGCGTGCCTGATTGATCAATTCCTCGCGCATGACCCGGATCGCTTCCTCGCGGCTGAGTCCGGCGATCTCGGAAAGCCTGGACTGCTGTTCATTGATGATCCGGTCAAATTCCTGGCCGCGCCGGCTGATCTCTTCTTCCTTGTTCTTCAGCCTTTTTTCCTGGTCACTAAGGTTGCCTTCCTTTTTGTCCAGCGCGTCCAGCCTCTTGTCCAGGCTGGCGATCCGGTCGCTGTATTTCTTTTCCTGGATGCGCAGCTCTTTCTGGCGGTCCTTGATCTCGTCCTCGAGGACGCGTTTTTGCTTGAACCATTCGTCCTTTGCTTCGAGGAGGGCGGCTTTTTTCGCCGTCTCGACCTCTTTTCGGGCTGAGAGCTTGATCTCCTCAGCGATCTGTTTGGCCTGTGATATCAGGCGGAAAGTGCTGCCCCGCCGGATGAGGTAAATGATCAGGGCAATGAGCAGCCCAAGGGCAAAGCCCACTGCCAGCAATATTATCCTATTTATCTGCATCGTTGTTTCCTTTCGCTCTATGCAGGCAGGATCTGATCCCGCCGTTTAAAAAATTAAAAGCCCGCGTGAACCGTGTATGCTTGTCCGATAAAGCCAAGCATAAGGTGGGCGCCTACCTTTTGGGTTTTATGGATCCGGAGCTGGCCGGTATGCACGCTGCCCATGGCTCGGTTCCCGTAATTTCAGTAGCTTTTCTGCAATCCATATCACGAGTTCCGCAGGCTAACATTCATATATCCCCCACAAACTTTCCCACCATCTGGTTCAGCCGGTCCAATTCCTTTTCCAATTCGCTGGTCCGGGTTTGCAGGGAACTGATCTCATCTTGCTTTTTTAGGGCAAGCAGGAGCAATAACTTGGTGAAATCGAGGTTTTCGTAGAGCTCGCGCAACTGATTGAGTTCCGAATCGATGGCCCCGGCGACCGCCTGGGTTTCCTTCGGATTATCGCTGCGCAGGCGAAATCTGCGCCCAAAGATCTCAACTTCAACCGATTTCATTATTTCTTATTGGCATCCAGGTCCGGAAAAACGCTATCGATCTTGGCAATGGCATCGGTGGCGATATCTTCAAAGCCGGAGATGGCCTGTTGTAATTCCGAATACTTGGTTTCCAGGGCTTTGACCTGTTCTTCCAATTCTTTGACCTGTGAGGCGGAGCCGCTGTTGGCATTGTTCATGTTCGCGATCTGCGCCATGAGCTGACTGTTTTCCTCTCTAAGATTGGTGTTCTGTTCTTCCAGGTCATCGAGTTTCTTTTTGTCCAGAGTGTACTGGTCGATGAGTTTTTGTATCTTCTCTTGCAAGCTGATAGCATTTGTTTCCATACTGTTACCTCATATTGATCTGCCAGGTGTCCTGTAGCATTTGGAGCACCGATGCAATGAGTTGATCAACGCGTTCATCTGTCAATGTTTTTTCGCCATCCTGCATCACGATGCGCAAAGAAATGCTGCGCGATCCCTCTGGGACCTGCTTTCCGCGGTATTCGTCAAAGACCTGGACGTTTCGGATCAAGTTCCGGTCGCAAGCCTTGATGGCAGCTTCGATCTCCGCGTAGGCAACCGAGCGGGAAATGACGAATGAGATGTCACGGATCA
This genomic stretch from Candidatus Syntrophosphaera sp. harbors:
- a CDS encoding bifunctional 5,10-methylenetetrahydrofolate dehydrogenase/5,10-methenyltetrahydrofolate cyclohydrolase yields the protein MEKVLSGKPIAARIKANIKAWVQECELAPKMFLIQLGKDPAAEFYVQNIIATGAKLGCEVKLLDLPADTSQSQLLAEIRTANADSSIHGIMIQKPLPGHIEDGIVASSVAPEKDIDCLNPVNLGKIILEEDGLVPATPLAVLSMLKYYRITVQGARVLIIGRSSIVGKPLANMLLWKKSYANASVTVCHSRSKNLKELTRSADIVIAALGRPEFVTADMIKENCVLIDVGINEKIAPDGKSRYVGDVDYNSCLDKALAITPVPGGVGSVTTPLLFLNLLKACMAASGQNKTVDDFLGLIFDDI
- a CDS encoding TIGR00282 family metallophosphoesterase; this encodes MRILFSGDVYGKAGRQVLYDHMPQLKEEFGADFVVINGENLADGRGLTEKTSKPLLNLGVDAITGGNHLWDRGDSWDYIRSNPAIVKALNFPDTTPGNPSCTIVKGDKQLTVITLCGQMFMAPCDSPFIALERWLEANPDRSKCVLLDFHAESTAEKRALAWFADGHVSALLGTHTHIQTADEEILPLGTAYITDVGMTGAHDSVIGVKKNIIIDKFRHALPSRYESSDQGLQINAVYLELDPATGQALRIERIRRPVNLPAIATE
- the rny gene encoding ribonuclease Y, with the protein product MQINRIILLAVGFALGLLIALIIYLIRRGSTFRLISQAKQIAEEIKLSARKEVETAKKAALLEAKDEWFKQKRVLEDEIKDRQKELRIQEKKYSDRIASLDKRLDALDKKEGNLSDQEKRLKNKEEEISRRGQEFDRIINEQQSRLSEIAGLSREEAIRVMREELINQARQVAATDAKLTIEQIKLDTSKKAAEILSTAIQRLAVDYVSESTVSVVSLPSDEMKGRIIGREGRNIRTFEKASGVDLIIDDTPEAVVLSCFDPVRREIARLSLEKLISDGRIHPGRIEEVISKTGKEMEENLIKIGEKAVLETNIHNISANLIKILGRLHYRTSYGQNVLKHSLEAAWICGILAAELNLDQEIARRAGLLHDIGKAVDQEFDGTHAIIGANLARKNGESKLIVNAIEAHHEEVEATSVYAALVQASDAISGARPGARREMLETYMQRLAKLEEIANSVQGVNKSYAIQAGRELRIIVEPAMVEDAQTSLLATEIAAQIEKEVQYPGQIKVTVIRETRQIAMAK
- the zapA gene encoding cell division protein ZapA, whose translation is MKSVEVEIFGRRFRLRSDNPKETQAVAGAIDSELNQLRELYENLDFTKLLLLLALKKQDEISSLQTRTSELEKELDRLNQMVGKFVGDI